One genomic segment of Jaculus jaculus isolate mJacJac1 chromosome 2, mJacJac1.mat.Y.cur, whole genome shotgun sequence includes these proteins:
- the C2H4orf3 gene encoding uncharacterized protein C4orf3 homolog — translation MEVGAAETREDGARDRRRALGAAGRPEQTRDERPQSGTNGLPKPSYWLDLWLFVLFDLALFVFVYLLP, via the exons ATGGAAGTGGGCGCGGCGGAGACCCGCGAGGACGGTGCCCGGGACCGGAGGAGGGCCTTGGGTGCGGCCGGGCGGCCTGAGCAGACCCGGGACGAGCGACCGCAGAGCGGCACCAACGGGCTCCCGAAGCCGTCGTACTGGCTGGACCTGTGGCTCTTCGTGCTGTTCGACCTGGCGCTGTTCGTGTTCGTGTACCTCCTGCCCTG a